From the Halalkalicoccus sp. CGA53 genome, one window contains:
- the lonB gene encoding ATP-dependent protease LonB — protein sequence MSKETDSDEYPPTVEANEVDRSEASGEELAADEASDDSARDEETGDGGLLDDLGSDVGVDDELVVEEDPDEDDLLGGLRVESTADIEVPDRLVDQVIGQDLARETVMKAAEQRRHVLMIGSPGTGKSMLAKAMSHLLPNEELQDVLVYHNPDDGNEPKVRTVPAGKGEQIVEAHKEEARKRNTMRTILMWLIIIVILGYSLFIGNILLGIIAAAIIYVAFKYASRGSDAMVPNLLVNNGDHTAAPFEDVTGAHAGALLGDVRHDPFQSGGMETPSHDRVEPGGIHKANKGVLFIDEINTLDVKSQQHLMTAIQDGEFSITGQSERSSGAMVQTEPVPCDFVMVAAGNRDALENMHPALRSRIKGYGYEVFMDDTIDDDPEMRRKYARFVAQEVERDGKLPHFSREAIEEIILEAKRRSGRKGHLTLHFRNLGGLVRVAGDIARGQGKEFTDREDVLMAKERSRSIEQQLADNYIERYSDYDISMNRGEVVGRVNGLAVMGEDSGIVKPIMAEVTQGHGEVIATGKLQEIAQESVQNVSAIIKKLTDKNVNEMDVHIQFLQSYEGVEGDSASISIATAVISALEDIPVDQNVAMTGSLSVRGDVLPVGGVTHKIEAAAKSGIETIIIPASNAQDVMIEDEYEEMVEVIPVSHISEVLDIALVGEPKKDGLVDKLKSVTGPAFTDAVPGGSPTPQ from the coding sequence ATGAGCAAGGAGACCGATTCGGACGAGTACCCTCCGACGGTGGAGGCGAACGAGGTCGATCGATCGGAGGCCAGCGGCGAGGAGCTGGCCGCCGACGAGGCCAGCGACGACTCCGCTCGTGACGAGGAGACCGGCGACGGTGGACTGCTCGACGACCTGGGCAGCGACGTCGGCGTCGACGACGAGCTCGTCGTCGAGGAGGACCCCGACGAGGACGACCTCCTGGGTGGGCTCCGCGTCGAGTCCACCGCCGACATCGAGGTGCCCGACCGACTGGTCGATCAGGTGATCGGGCAGGACCTCGCCCGCGAGACGGTGATGAAGGCCGCAGAGCAGCGCCGCCACGTGCTGATGATCGGTTCGCCGGGGACCGGAAAGTCGATGCTGGCGAAAGCGATGAGCCACCTGCTGCCGAACGAGGAGCTCCAGGACGTCCTCGTCTACCACAACCCGGACGACGGCAACGAGCCGAAGGTCAGGACCGTGCCGGCAGGAAAGGGCGAGCAGATCGTCGAGGCCCACAAGGAGGAGGCCAGAAAGCGCAACACGATGCGCACCATCCTCATGTGGCTGATCATCATCGTGATCCTCGGCTACTCGCTGTTCATCGGGAACATCCTGCTGGGGATTATCGCCGCGGCGATCATCTACGTCGCGTTCAAGTACGCCTCGCGCGGCTCGGACGCGATGGTTCCGAACCTGCTCGTCAACAACGGTGATCACACCGCGGCGCCGTTCGAGGACGTCACGGGCGCCCACGCCGGCGCGCTCCTCGGCGACGTGCGCCACGACCCGTTCCAGTCCGGCGGAATGGAGACGCCGAGTCACGACCGCGTCGAGCCCGGCGGCATCCACAAGGCGAACAAGGGCGTGCTGTTCATCGACGAGATCAACACGCTCGACGTGAAGTCCCAGCAGCACCTGATGACGGCGATCCAGGACGGCGAGTTCTCGATCACCGGCCAGAGCGAACGCTCCTCGGGCGCGATGGTCCAGACCGAACCCGTCCCCTGTGACTTCGTCATGGTCGCGGCCGGCAACAGGGACGCCCTGGAGAACATGCATCCGGCGCTTCGCTCGCGGATCAAAGGCTACGGCTACGAGGTGTTCATGGACGACACCATCGACGACGACCCCGAGATGCGCCGGAAGTACGCCCGCTTCGTCGCCCAGGAGGTCGAGCGCGACGGCAAGCTGCCGCACTTCTCGCGCGAGGCGATCGAGGAGATCATCCTCGAGGCGAAGCGACGGTCGGGCCGGAAGGGCCACCTGACGCTCCACTTCCGCAACCTCGGCGGGCTGGTGCGTGTGGCGGGCGACATCGCCCGCGGCCAGGGCAAGGAGTTCACCGACCGCGAGGACGTGCTGATGGCGAAAGAGCGCTCGCGCTCGATCGAACAGCAGCTCGCGGACAACTACATCGAGCGCTACAGCGACTACGACATCTCGATGAACCGGGGCGAGGTCGTCGGCCGGGTCAACGGGCTCGCCGTGATGGGCGAGGACAGCGGTATCGTCAAACCGATCATGGCCGAGGTCACCCAGGGCCACGGCGAGGTGATCGCGACGGGCAAGCTCCAGGAGATCGCCCAGGAGTCCGTACAGAACGTCTCGGCGATCATCAAGAAGCTCACGGACAAGAACGTCAACGAGATGGATGTCCACATCCAGTTCCTCCAGAGCTACGAGGGTGTGGAAGGCGACTCCGCGAGCATCTCGATCGCGACGGCGGTGATCTCCGCGCTGGAGGACATCCCGGTCGACCAGAACGTCGCGATGACCGGCTCGCTCTCCGTGCGCGGGGACGTGCTGCCGGTCGGTGGGGTGACCCACAAGATCGAGGCGGCCGCGAAATCGGGGATCGAGACGATCATCATCCCGGCGTCGAACGCCCAGGACGTGATGATCGAAGACGAGTACGAGGAGATGGTCGAGGTCATCCCGGTCAGTCACATCAGCGAGGTGCTCGACATCGCGCTGGTCGGCGAGCCGAAGAAGGACGGCCTCGTGGACAAGCTGAAGAGCGTCACCGGGCCGGCGTTCACCGACGCCGTCCCCGGCGGCAGCCCGACCCCGCAGTAA